In a genomic window of Erigeron canadensis isolate Cc75 chromosome 5, C_canadensis_v1, whole genome shotgun sequence:
- the LOC122598925 gene encoding phosphatidylinositol 4-kinase alpha 1-like isoform X1 has product MEALTELCDLIAQNPNQFSEKIAWICNRCPQPESLRSRSPNPTRSQLNAVLITARFVSKCSYSSSFNDPRPRTLVLEFIRSIPASFDQSFWPKSFGISSFYSEFFGYVCKGSELCLEFQSDVAMVMGDVVISAFNYVNAVNSVTDVAICKSFLNAVCEDFPGVVESDGNKLVSCLLDGIAIEIGRGLEISSPKGIMIASNNSSTQSSPISMKNVDGASSSENGGVVANGGGVSYFEDELVENLEKQEIAFKLIGHVLEKTKIELKLMERVDVITKDQLKSISAFLKIRKRDWREQGSLLKTRISTKLSVYKAAVRLKVASLACLDSDGKSSKEVLYKALALLVEASVACVYSVWRKLRICEDLFGSLLDGISKIAVTRGGDLLPVLFIRFKRLVLATCAQADTWASSQGAMFDSVLKASCEIIEYGWTKDRAAVDSFIKGLASYIRERNDYEEEDAKEKQAVPIIQPNVIWLLAELNVQIKKAEVVDTILPLFIECLEEGDASTPGLLRLRLLDAVSRIASLGFEKSYREAVVLMIRSYLSKLSSIGSAESKTLPAEANTERVETLPAGFQSIARGLTNAKLRVDFRHRLLSLCSDVGLAAESKSGSSGADFLGPLLPAVAEICSDFDPTVDVEPSLLKLFRNLWFYIALFGLAPPVLKSPVSMKPNSTTLNSGGNTSAVSLQAVGGPYMWNSQWSSAVQRISQGTPPLVVSSVKWLEDELELNALHNPGSRRGSGNERVALSQRTALSASLGGRVEVGAMSTISGVKATYLLAVAFLEIIRFSSNGGILNCGPSSTASRSAFSCVFEYLKSPNLTPAVSQCLMAIVHRAFESALSWLEARICETGDAAEARESTLTVHACFFIKSLSAREDHIRDLSVNLLSQLRDRFPQILWKSSCLDSLLFSVNNNPPSALVNDPALITSVRSLYQKVVREWIIVSLSYAPCTSQGLLQEQLCKANTWQKAQPTTDVVSLLSEIRIGTGKIDCWTGTKTANIPAVMASAAAASGGNLKLLESFNIEVLSTAIVSATVKCNHAGEIAGMTRLYENMESADDDSEVATSAPGPAGLSRLISGSFPQAPRPKKQSFSEILLNKFVRLLQKFVSAAEKGANVDKSSFRETCSQATALLLSHLASDKKPSAESFSQLLRLLCWCPAYISTPDAMETGVFIWTWLVSAAPQLGSVVLAELVDAWLWTIDTKRGLFASEVRFFGPAAKLRPQLAPGEPEVPPEKDPVQEILAHRLWLGFFIDRFEVVRHNSVEQLLLLGRMLQGTTKFPWRFSRHPAAIGTFFTVMLLGLKLCSCQYQGNLHKFKLGLQLLEDRIYRASLGWFCHQPEWYETNNGNFAQSEAQSVHAFVHFLLNQRMDVSQNDSKGHGQENGNSLLNLKDSYHPVWGSMENDTISREKRKQLLLMLCQHEAERLDVWAQPLGSKDSTSSRLKINSEKWTEFARTAFAVDPRIAFSLGARFPTNLSLKSELIQLVQSHILEIRTIPEALPYFVTPKAVDEDSPLLQQLTHWAACSITQALEYFTPAYKGHSRVMAYILRVLESYPPSRVTFFMPQLIQALRYDDEKLVEGYLIRAAQRSDVFSHILIWHLQGENCAPEQGKEAVSEKTTAFLSLLPLVRQHIIDGFNPKARDIFRREFAFFEKVTSISGVLYPLPKEERRDGIRRELEKIQLDGDDLYLPTAPNKLVKGIQVNSGIPLQSAAKVPIMITFDVADRDGDPNVTKPQACIFKVGDDCRQDVLALQVISLLKDIFEAVGIDLYLFPYGVLPTDPERGIIEVVPNTRSRSQMGETTDGGLYEIFQQDFGAVGSPSFEAARHNFIISSAGYAVASLLLQPKDRHNGNLLIDNAGRLVHIDFGFILETSPGGNMRFESAHFKLSHEMTQLLDPSGAMKSETWFLFVSLCVKGYLAARRYMDGIINTVLMMVESGLPCFSRGDPIGNLRKRFHPEMSEREAANFMIRICADAYDKWSTAGYDLIQYLQQGIEK; this is encoded by the exons ATGGAAGCATTAACTGAACTCTGCGATCTGATCGCTCAAAACCCTAACCAATTCTCCGAAAAAATCGCTTGGATTTGTAACCGCTGTCCTCAACCCGAATCACTCCGATCCCGATCTCCTAACCCGACCCGTTCTCAACTCAATGCAGTTCTTATAACAGCTAGATTCGTATCAAAATGCAGTTACAGTAGCAGTTTCAACGATCCTCGGCCTCGGACGCTCGTGCTTGAGTTTATCAGGTCGATTCCGGCTTCGTTTGATCAGTCGTTTTGGCCGAAATCGTTTGGTATTTCTTCGTTTTATTCCGAGTTTTTTGGATATGTATGTAAAGGAAGTGAATTGTGTTTGGAATTTCAGTCTGACGTGGCAATGGTTATGGGTGATGTTGTTATATCTGCTTTTAATTATGTTAATGCTGTTAATTCGGTTACTGATGTTGCGATTTGTAAGTCGTTTTTGAATGCTGTGTGTGAGGATTTTCCGGGGGTTGTTGAATCGGATGGGAATAAGTTAGTTTCGTGTTTGCTTGATGGGATTGCGATAGAGATAGGGAGAGGGTTAGAAATTAGTTCGCCGAAAGGGATAATGATAGCGTCTAACAACTCTTCAACACAGAGTTCACCGATTAGTATGAAAAACGTTGATGGGGCGTCTAGTTCTGAAAATGGCGGTGTGGTTGCGAATGGAGGAGGGGTTAGTTACTTTGAAGATGAGTTGGTGGAGAATCTTGAGAAGCAAGAGATTGCGTTTAAGTTAATAGGACATGTTCTTGAGAAAACGAAGATAGAGCTGAAGCTTATGGAACGAGTAGATGTTATTACGAAGGATCAACTTAAATCCATTTCTGCTTTTTTGAAG ATAAGGAAGCGCGATTGGAGGGAGCAGGGGTCATTATTAAAAACTAGAATTAGTACCAAACTTTCTGTTTACAAAGCGGCGGTTAGGTTAAAAGTAGCGAGTCTTGCATGTCTTGATTCAGATGGTAAGTCGTCGAAAGAAGTGTTGTATAAAGCTCTGGCATTGTTGGTAGAAGCTTCTGTAGCTTGTGTATATTCAGTTTGGAGAAAGCTGCGGATCTGTGAAGATCTTTTTGGTTCGTTACTTGATGGTATCTCTAAAATTGCTGTTACTCGTGGAGGTGATTTGCTTCCGGTTCTGTTTATACGGTTCAAACGGCTTGTGCTTGCTACATGTGCACAA GCTGATACATGGGCAAGCAGCCAGGGAGCTATGTTTGACAGCGTCTTGAAGGCAAGCTGTGAGATTATAGAATATGGATGGACTAAGGACCGAGCTGCAGTGGATTCATTTATTAAGGGGTTGGCTTCATATATTCGTGAACGTAATGACTATGAGGAAGAG GATGCTAAAGAGAAGCAGGCGGTTCCCATCATACAACCCAATGTCATCTGGTTGCTTGCAGAGCTTAATGTACAAATTAAGAAAGCTGAAGTGGTTGACACTATATTACCACTATTCATTGAATGTTTGGAGGAGGGTGATGCTTCAACACCTGGCTTATTGCGTCTCCGA CTTCTTGATGCTGTTTCTCGCATCGCGAGTTTAGGTTTTGAGAAGTCTTATCGCGAAGCTGTTGTGCTAATGATACGAAGCTACTTAAGTAAACTCTCCAGCATTGGATCTGCAGAGAGCAAGACCTTGCCAGCAGAGGCCAATACTGAACGTGTTGAG ACTCTTCCTGCAGGATTCCAATCCATAGCTAGAGGCCTTACAAACGCAAAACTTCGAGTGGACTTTCGTCATCGCCTTTTATCTTTATGCTCAGATGTAGGTTTGGCTGCCGAGTCCAAAAGTGGAAG CAGCGGGGCTGATTTTCTTGGGCCTCTACTTCCTGCTGTTGCTGAAATATGTTCTGATTTTGACCCAACAGTGGATGTTGAACCTTCACTGCTGAAGCTATTTCGTAATCTATGGTTCTACATTGCTTTATTTGGCCTGGCACCTCCTGTGCTGAAATCTCCGGTCTCGATGAAGCCAAATTCTACAACCCTGAACAGTGGAGGAAACACAAGTGCGGTTTCCCTTCAAGCTGTAGGTGGACCCTACATGTGGAATTCTCAGTGGTCTTCTGCTGTTCAGCGCATATCGCAAGGGACTCCACCCCTT GTTGTCAGCTCCGTAAAATGGCTAGAGGATGAGTTAGAACTTAATGCCCTTCATAACCCTGGTAGTCGGAGAGGAAGTGGAAATGAGAGAGTTGCTTTAAGCCAAAGGACGGCCCTTTCTGCATCATTGGGAGGACGTGTTGAGGTTGGAGCAATGAGCACGATTTCAG GGGTGAAGGCAACTTATCTTCTTGCAGTTGCATTTTTGGAAATTATTAGATTCAGCAGCAATGGTGGCATCCTTAATTGTGGTCCCAGTTCTACTGCATCTAGGAGTGCGTTCAGCTGTGTTTTTGAGTATCTCAAAAGCCCAAATCTTACTCCGGCTGTCTCTCAATGCTTAATGGCTATTGTTCATCGCGCTTTCGAGTCAGCATTATCATGGCTG GAGGCTCGAATATGTGAGACAGGTGATGCCGCAGAGGCCAGAGAGTCGACTCTGACGGTCCATGCTTGTTTCTTCATAAAAAGTTTGTCCGCGAGAGAAGATCATATTCGTGATTTATCAGTAAATCTGTTGTCTCAATTGAGAGATCGATTTCCACAG ATCTTGTGGAAATCTTCTTGTCTGGATTCTCTTCTCTTCTCAGTGAACAATAACCCGCCTTCAGCTCTTGTCAATGATCCTGCTTTGATAACTTCTGTTCGCTCATTGTACCAAAAGGTCGTGCGGGAGTGGATTATCGTTTCACTATCATATGCTCCATGCACCAGCCAGGGTCTTCTACAG GAGCAACTTTGTAAAGCAAACACATGGCAAAAAGCACAGCCAACGACAGATGTTGTTTCTCTTTTATCTGAGATACGCATAGGTACCGGTAAAATTGATTGCTGGACAGGCACAAAAACTGCCAACATCCCCGCAGTAATGGCATCTGCAGCCGCTGCATCAGGTGGAAATCTGAAGTTATTGGAGTCATTCAACATTGAAGTTCTCAGCACTGCTATTGTCAGTGCCACAGTCAAGTGTAATCATGCAGGAGAAATTGCTGGCATGACAAGATTGTATGAAAACATGGAAAGTGCAGATGATGACTCTGAAGTTGCTACATCAGCTCCTGGCCCCGCTGGTCTTTCAAGGCTGATATCTGGATCTTTTCCTCAAGCACCCCGACCCAAAAAGCAATCCTTTAGTGAGATACTACTTAATAAGTTTGTGCGTCTTCTCCAAAAGTTTGTTTCTGCTGCAGAGAAGGGGGCGAATGTTGATAAGTCGTCATTTCGTGAGACCTGTTCTCAGGCCACTGCCCTACTTCTTTCACATCTG GCTTCGGATAAAAAGCCTAGTGCAGAAAGCTTCTCACAGCTCTTGAGACTTCTTTGCTGGTGTCCAGCTTATATTTCTACACCTGATGCTATGGAGACTGGTGTATTCATTTGGACATGGTTAGTTTCTGCTGCTCCTCAGTTGGGCTCAGTAGTTCTTGCAGAGCTTGTTGATGCATGGTTATGGACCATTGATACCAAGCGTGGACTCTTTGCATCTGAAGTGAGGTTCTTTGGACCAGCTGCTAAATTAAGGCCTCAGCTTGCACCAGGTGAGCCAGAAGTGCCACCCGAAAAGGACCCAGTTCAGGAGATTCTAGCACATAGGCTATGGCTTGGATTTTTCATCGATCGTTTTGAG GTAGTTAGACACAACAGTGTTGAACAACTTTTGCTTCTTGGCAGAATGTTGCAGGGGACTACAAAATTTCCCTGGAGATTTTCACGCCATCCAGCTGCCATCGGTACATTTTTCACGGTCATGCTTCTTGGACTTAAATTGTGCTCATGCCAATATCAGGGTAACCTGCACAAGTTTAAACTAGGACTTCAGCTGTTAGAAGACAGGATTTATAG GGCTTCTTTAGGCTGGTTTTGCCATCAACCTGAGTGGTACGAGACAAATAACGGGAACTTTGCACAAAGCGAGGCTCAATCTGTTCATGCTTTTGTTCATTTTCTGTTAAATCAGCGAATGGATGTTTCTCAAAATGATTCAAAAGGACATGGCCAGGAAAATGGGAACTCATTGCTGAATTTG AAGGATTCGTATCACCCAGTTTGGGGATCAATGGAGAATGATACTATTTCGAGGGAGAAGAGGAAGCAGCTACTTTTAATGTTATGCCAACATGAAGCAGAAAGGCTTGATGTTTGGGCACAACCTCTTGGCTCCAA AGATAGCACATCTTCTAGGCTTAAAATTAACTCGGAGAAATGGACAGAATTCGCAAGAACTGCCTTTGCCGTGGATCCTCGGATTGCTTTTTCTTTGGGTGCTAGATTTCCTACAAATTTATCTCTTAAGTCTGAACTCATTCAGTTGGTTCAG TCGCATATATTGGAGATTCGTACCATACCCGAGGCTTTACCATACTTTGTGACTCCTAAGGCAGTAGATGAAGATTCTCCACTTCTGCAGCAATTAACACACTGGGCTGCATGTTCAATTACACAGGCATTGGAGTACTTCACTCCTGCATATAAAGGTCACTCACGTGTTATGGCTTATATTCTGAGGGTATTGGAGTCCTATCCTCCGTCACGTGTTACCTTTTTCATGCCCCAGCTAATCCAAGCGTTAAGATATGACGATGAG AAGTTGGTTGAAGGATACCTGATTAGAGCTGCTCAAAGGAGTGACGTGTTCTCTCATATACTCATATGGCATTTACAG GGTGAGAACTGTGCACCAGAACAAGGGAAAGAAGCAGTGTCAGAAAAG ACAACAGCGTTTTTGTCTCTGCTTCCCCTTGTTAGACAACACATCATCGATGGTTTCAATCCTAAGGCTCGTGACATCTTTCGCAGAGAGTTTGCTTTCTTTGAAAAAGTTACATCAATATCAGGTGTTCTCTATCCGCTTCCAAAAGAAGAAAGACGAGATGGTATACGGAG AGAGTTGGAAAAGATTCAGTTGGATGGTGATGACCTTTATCTACCTACAGCTCCTAATAAGCTTGTCAAGGGTATACAGGTTAATAGTGGAATACCCTTACAATCAGCTGCAAAAGTCCCAATTATGATCACGTTTGATGTGGCTGATCGAGATGGAGATCCTAATGTTACAAAGCCTCAAGCTTGTATTTTTAAG GTTGGAGACGACTGCCGACAAGATGTGCTTGCTTTACAAGTTATTTCACTTTTAAAGGATATATTTGAAGCAGTTGGAATTGATCTTTATTTGTTTCCTTATGGAGTACTTCCAACTGACCCAGAAAGAGGAATAATTGAG GTTGTTCCAAATACCCGTAGTAGAAGCCAGATGGGTGAGACGACTGATGGAGGCTTATACGAAATTTTTCAACAGGACTTTGGAGCAGTTGGGTCTCCAAGTTTTGAAGCTGCCCGTCATAATTTTATTATCAGCAGTGCTGGTTATGCCGTTGCCAGCTTATTACTTCAGCCAAAGGATAGACATAACGGAAATCTTTTAATTGATAA TGCTGGCAGGCTTGTCCATATTGATTTTGGTTTCATCTTGGAAACGTCACCTGGTGGAAACATGCGCTTTGAAAGTGCTCATTTTAAGTTGAGTCATGAGATGACCCAGTTGCTAGATCCCTCTGGTGCAATGAAAAGTGAAACATGGTTTTTGTTTGTAAG CTTGTGTGTGAAGGGATACCTTGCTGCTCGTCGGTATATGGATGGAATCATAAACACAGTATTAATGATGGTAGAAAGCGGATTACCTTGTTTTAGCAGGGGGGACCCCATTGGTAATCTAAGAAAGAGGTTTCACCCAGAGATGAGTGAGAGAGAAGCAGCAAACTTCATGATCCGTATATGTGCAGATGCATATGACAAATGGTCAACCGCCGGCTATGATCTGATTCAATATCTACAGCAGGGCATCGAAAAGTGA